A single genomic interval of Leishmania panamensis strain MHOM/PA/94/PSC-1 chromosome 25 sequence harbors:
- a CDS encoding hypothetical protein (TriTrypDB/GeneDB-style sysID: LpmP.25.1380): MSVEDDVTIVSSWGQKAYHCFAKELEELQLLQQQQLQLTAQSQHELEERCKAEVDAQLLRELPDVFPHLASAFSASRSANGSQLSTPLPPSPPGRPSTKRPKSKHTHQRMQSEMAVVNAKRESLLQQHIQASMETQQRQPAHLLAAQYTEQLSRTQRQVELYLERETCELRRFTSKPLGAYALGEVLELPPTTTAPAAPAPAAAAPRTLSASHLAPSPALKYRTASFLRPEGTAPVAHHGTSERSVAALSNEPALRQKTKRTDRSGRTNGAAAACVHIAGKTGPAVLEKTGWSHQATDDTALLAIPPPFLIDAHQFAVEYNEMLKKEYGYCPAMTNTFATDEHAGSCEAAVMAAALKDQLRTHAPGVTNKRPTAAESSSWVLPLLETAARCVDTGAALSLLPAHASGEDGSDGKEPSSRLAHSFAKKKGLPTQPDTKKRATAGGSTSSPRQGGRVLPALSSVRGNILVSPTSNPLDGVECSSKGGGLSLSTYVGVPSRQVVRFVNRNAYRTRLRLKPASHPWLTYRCVCIAPSAAAAMVPPETPLNCGGYVEVEVVFCPTSFEASTATVEAVLEVGVTRELNDRVGKGAQWHFISVPLQGQVVLPHFEWWCSATADVTRSIVDTDEVALDGEPRALAEEEADDSVKAMDARGSAAAQAPWFITHDVLASRAARLDVSGPSSVVATFGNVLLLASVKQTLYLENTGSTAVVHVLSSSPEFTVSLPPVVPTALPTSHAMPLDVSFCPLSEGPCEGSLTVTVRASDAADSPVLTEHTVKLLGVGVVPRVRIASLGPQVVQEGAVPQWQLCKSEAPLNILLKGTIPSVPTEVPVTVRNDCAVPLPYHWHNGESPCTDESCGGDAESEQRGTHEEDQACIHERPATTTVTTFMAVTAVGVGANKTSYITPAFGILPPMSTTTFILTVTPHTLQPLQTLYNLFLDKMPDPSAPRNAAKLPFVDEGVLELYRRSRPIPCSAHGSAAYSVMPLDDPAVRAMAPPNGLQVTYLDPIAVFARFQTTQGEHSGYVDPDAVFATSFVTYQQPVLPTLSIDPAVLEEHVECLIQSRTTRTVSLHNSSPIAMHFVLDPTAAEFAASVQQYGYQTEHTNPILTHERWRASFPASDGISVQCQPRKGQIPPYGTVTITVHFTLEAIGPHYAVVPCWIPEVELLCARLTATSCASRGALSKCKSTSLPINPRALTSAGAAGRRILLTSPLQEASLGVGVRSGTANVASGGAGRRSKSASPSGTGGGLLSVTVTAAEDAQQQQHAEDCGYYALHVTATGVGPTVMTSTELLDFGLIELGQEAAASFTVSNPNSIPVLFDLCDPLMRQPPRFVFIPESFRLGAGNTVEVTVYRKVVSTEDAQTFFELTVRDGGASVAIETRATIQQPLLIIEDPVVQFGVVPESVWQCGVFHVSNRSALDTVFVVIPATPAPSYMELDYKAEHVLRAGEQLTVPVRCRFRICSTAITNHGNRGDTSASLVSLQKHTATAAGANDCYSTLLGVVSKRSRQTLLVEVRCDIVEPLAVSVDVVPEASPDGSGAVASTVHMSTEAYVRALLWNSLESILCARATAALDDSLVCGGHATPLVAHHYCAALSLVDYMLDDVPLSCLSLTVILKNYTGCEANYDVCAKHFTPLPLEALGAPRIQDKRRKKVEEGASRGSGSSRQASRAGASGGSRKTTQAQLQQRQEQPLSPFLALASRASTGSISNGGNDGAALPAFWIKSVQSDVTVQQQQWQMMEAAQKVLGDGRSCVTLLDSLAGSLGPYGQVQLPVRLLCTLPGRYAERLCVRANATLPWLQIPVDYEVYGKPIVLDTTTSGLITEGGRDGKEVLLMPPVIAPLGASRRTVRLVNRVSRDMDVTVNVFPCSLGMAVHAVDPDAPADQVELRLCAMTAEDQEKERNRVGRVTATPFQLRIPAHSRRDVLLEFTPTAKLTEESNADKYDTAPGGSSDCTGSAGGKGDGSTSTKGSSTVHAAHGSESEEDGEEAMLPPSDHWWEGSVCIHAMLAQSELNDVFLIDDFYARYADRYPSQRVARPISGAASAAGSKAAVCSSGSTSLSVAQLTVTQPLRIRPGGRVVRGGRVVWPCEAAQRVLDRAAAAGDALVPSITAAAAKPMDHSADSDDDNASSGGVLLNSQRPDSTLRLEVLQREAEERQALVAFMESRRRVLQEESHKYFTPIELRLRARCGRPHLAIEPSERCVSFPAVQHVNERTAAATSVVPLCTKTIRLTNRNSSALRFALSLSAANHSDGASLFSIVRCARWRSSQDAATELFTAGRTTSTAGAAAHEYTLDSMDALDVHVEVHTESSAWRQACAAVRAAPPLPSVSKKAPAVEGLLRVQFLPTSESAEAACTSPDNIVSAPCQLLPLRVLLTTPLLECSPGVVWFRPGQQRHDGRRQVAYPQKFVLLNRSAVPVSFQTHPVTDADGEAVRTFRLQQQQGMRYAYTGVFSPAASQGLLLTNATMTQLGISATQRQCDSITRKVKASVEMPALAPPAEGLPNLVYVDEPARFSLSPLEGVVPAASLGGEPGRLEVRVTFVEFSDLRYESLFKVIVVGTAAQPPTYVLLRGDSRDTEV; encoded by the coding sequence ATGAGCGTGGAGGACGACGTCACCATTGTGTCCTCGTGGGGGCAAAAGGCTTACCACTGCTTTGCGAAGGAACTGGAAgagttgcagctgctgcagcagcagcaactgcaaCTCAcggcgcagtcgcagcacgagctggaggagcgctgcaaggcggaggtggacgcgcagctgctcaggGAGCTCCCTGATGTTTTCCCGCACCTCGCCTCGGCTTTCTCGGCGTCGCGCTCTGCGAACGGGAGTCAGTTGTCGACGCCGttgccaccatcgccacctgGGCGGCCGAGCACGAAGCGGCCCAAGTCAAAACACACGCATCAGCGGATGCAGTCCGAGATGGCTGTCGTTAATGCCAAGCGTGAGTCACTTCTTCAGCAACACATTCAGGCTTCCATGGAAACCCAGCAGCGACAACCAGCGCACCTGCTCGCCGCGCAGTACACCGAGCAGCTGAGCAGAACGCAGAGACAGGTGGAACTGTACttggaaagagagacatgtgagctgcgccgctttaCCAGTAAGCCGCTTGGCGCATACGCTTTAGGTGAGGTCCTCGAACTCCCACCTACCACCACAGCTCCCGCTGCAcccgctcctgcagcagcggcgccacgcacTTTGTCCGCATCCCACCTAGCCCCGTCACCTGCGCTTAAGTACCGCACAGCGTCGTTCCTCCGCCCTGAGGGGACCGCCCCAGTGGCACACCACGGCACATCGGAGCGGAGTGTCGCCGCTCTGAGCAACGAGCCAGCGTTGCGgcagaagacgaagaggactGACCGCTCGGGACGCACCaatggcgcggcggcggcctgcgTGCACATCGCAGGCAAGACCGGCCCTGCTGTGTTAGAGAAGACTGGCTGGAGTCACCAAGCAACGGACGACACAGCATTGCTCGCGATACCGCCGCCGTTCTTGATTGATGCCCATCAGTTTGCCGTCGAGTACAACGAGATGCTAAAGAAAGAGTACGGCTATTGCCCCGCCATGACGAACACGTTTGCCACCGACGAGCATGCGGGAAGTTGCGAGGCCGCCGtcatggcagcggcgctgaaagatcagctgcgcacgcacgcgccagGGGTGACAAACAAGAGGCCAACTGCTGCCGAGAGCAGCAGTTGGGTGCTGCCCCTGCTTGAAACGGCAGCGCGTTGCGTCGACACCGGCGCAGCGTTGTCGCTGTTACCTGCCCACGCAAGCGGCGAAGATGGTAGTGACGGCAAAGAGCCGAGCAGTCGCCTAGCGCACTCCTTTGCTAAGAAGAAGGGTCTACCGACACAGCCAGATACCAAGAAACgagccaccgccggcggcagcactaGCAGCCCTCGGCAAGGAGGGCGGGTTCTGCCGGCGTTGTCTTCTGTGCGAGGCAACATCTTGGTCTCTCCAACTTCGAACCCTCTCGATGGTGTTGAGTGCTCCAGCAAAGGCggcggtctctctctctccacctacGTAGGGGTGCCGAGCCGGCAGGTTGTTAGGTTTGTGAACCGCAATGCTTACCGAACCCGACTGCGTCTGAAGCCGGCCTCGCACCCATGGCTCACGTACCGGTGCGTTTGCATTGctccctccgccgctgccgcgatgGTGCCACCAGAGACGCCGCTGAACTGCGGCGGCTACGTGGAGGTCGAGGTTGTCTTCTGCCCCACCTCCTTCGAGGCTTccacggcgacggtggaggcggtgctggaggtgggTGTGACACGCGAGTTGAATGATCGAGTCGGCAAGGGAGCGCAGTGGCACTTCATATCCGTGCCGTTGCAGGGGCAGGTGGTACTGCCGCACTTcgagtggtggtgcagcgccactgcggaCGTCACGAGGTCCATAGTCGACACAGACGAGGTGGCGCTCGATGGAGAGCCGAGGGCAttggcggaggaagaggccgaTGACAGCGTCAAAGCGATGGACGCAAGAggatctgccgctgctcaggCGCCGTGGTTCATCACCCATGACGTACTCGCCTCTCGCGCGGCGCGTCTGGACGTGAGCGGACCTTCTTCGGTAGTTGCGACCTTTGGCAAtgtgcttctcctcgccTCGGTGAAGCAGACGCTGTACCTCGAGAACACTGGCTCTACGGCGGTCGTGCACGTCCTGAGCTCGTCCCCGGAGTTTACAgtctcgctgccgccggtggtgCCCACCGCGCTGCCCACCAGCCACGCGATGCCGCTCGACGTCTCTTTCTGTCCATTGTCGGAGGGCCCTTGTGAGGGGAGTTTGACTGTGACGGTGCGCGCCAGCGATGCTGCGGACAGCCCCGTCCTCACAGAGCACACTGTGAAGCTTTTGGGCGTCGGCGTTGTGCCGCGTGTCAGGATTGCTTCGCTCGGGCCGCAGGTGGTTCAGGAAGGTGCTGTGCCGCAGTGGCAGCTGTGCAAGAGTGAAGCGCCACTCAACATTCTGCTGAAAGGCACGATACCAAGTGTGCCAACGGAGGTGCCGGTGACTGTGCGCAACGACTGTGCCGTTCCGCTCCCCTATCACTGGCACAACGGTGAGTCTCCGTGCACGGATGAGAgttgcggcggcgatgcagaGTCCGAGCAGAGGGGTACGCACGAGGAGGACCAGGCGTGTATCCACGAGAGGCCAGCGACTaccaccgtcaccacctTCATGGCCGTCACTGCCGTCGGTGTGGGCGCCAACAAGACTTCTTACATCACACCGGCCTTTGGGATACTGCCACCAATGAGCACGACGACCTTCATCCTCACCGTGACGCCGCACACCCTGCAGCCTCTGCAGACGCTTTACAACCTCTTTCTGGACAAGATGCCGGACCCCTCAGCGCCGCGGAATGCGGCGAAGCTTCCATTTGTGGACGAGGGGGTGCTGGAGCTGTACCGCCGCAGTCGACCTATTCCTTGCTCCGCGCATGGTTCGGCGGCATACAGTGTAATGCCTCTCGACGACCCTGCTGTGCGTGCGATGGCGCCGCCCAATGGGCTGCAGGTGACTTACCTGGACCCTATTGCCGTCTTCGCACGTTTTCAAACCACGCAAGGGGAGCACAGTGGCTACGTCGACCCAGACGCCGTCTTCGCCACCAGCTTCGTGACGTATCAGCAGCCGGTGCTGCCCACCCTTTCCATCGACCCAGCGGTTCTCGAGGAGCATGTCGAGTGCCTTATCCAGTCCCGGACGACGCGCACGGTGTCGCTGCACAACAGCTCGCCAATTGCGATGCACTTTGTGCTGGACCCAACCGCTGCCGAGTTCGCCGCTTCTGTTCAGCAGTACGGATACCAAACCGAGCACACAAACCCCATCCTCACGCATGAGCGCTGGCGCGCCTCTTTCCCAGCTAGCGATGGCATCTCCGTGCAGTGCCAGCCTCGCAAGGGCCAAATTCCGCCTTATGGCACGGTAACCATCACTGTCCACTTCACGCTGGAGGCAATCGGACCGCACTACGCCGTCGTACCCTGTTGGATACCAGAGGTAGAGCTATTGTGCGCGCGTTTGACGGCAACGAGCTGTGCTTCCAGAGGAGCGCTCTCAAAGTGCAAGTCGACCTCCCTACCGATCAACCCACGAGCCctcaccagcgccggtgcggcgggcCGACGCATACTTTTGACCTCGCCACTACAGGAGGCGTCGCTCGGAGTCGGTGTGCGTTCAGGCACGGCCAACGTCGCCAGCGGAGGCGCGGGGAGGCGATCAAAATCCGCGTCACCATCTGGCACCGGAGGAGGCCTTCTCTCCGTGACggtgacagcagcggaggatgctcagcagcagcaacacgcgGAGGACTGCGGCTACTACGCCCTGCATGTCACGGCCACCGGTGTTGGCCCGACCGTCATGACTAGTACTGAGCTGCTGGACTTTGGGCTGATTGAACTGGGTCAGGAGGCGGCTGCCTCCTTTACCGTGTCGAACCCGAACTCTATCCCTGTCTTATTTGACCTCTGCGACCCGCTCATGCGCCAACCGCCGCGCTTTGTGTTTATCCCGGAGTCGTTCCGCCTGGGTGCCGGCAACACAGTCGAGGTGACGGTGTACCGCAAAGTCGTCTCTACGGAGGACGCGCAGACTTTTTTTGAGCTCACCGtgcgtgacggcggtgcctcCGTCGCTATCGAGACGCGGGCAACCATTCAGCAGCCGCTACTCATCATCGAGGACCCCGTCGTGCAGTTCGGGGTCGTGCCGGAGAGCGTGTGGCAATGCGGAGTCTTCCACGTGTCGAACCGCTCCGCGCTCGACACCGTCTTCGTCGTCATTCCGGCAACCCCTGCACCGTCGTACATGGAGCTTGACTACAAGGCTGAGCATGTCTTACGCGCTGGGGAGCAGCTGACAGTGcctgtgcgctgccgcttccgcaTCTGCTCTACTGCAATCACGAACCACGGCAACCGGGGAGATACATCGGCGTCGCTCGTGAGCTTGCAGAAGCACACTGCTACTGCGGCAGGGGCCAATGATTGCTACTCGACACTGCTCGGCGTTGTCTCGAAGCGCAGCCGGCAGACGCTGCTCGTGGAGGTGCGATGCGACATCGTCGAGCCGCTGGCCGTCTCCGTAGACGTAGTACCAGAAGCGTCCCCGGATGGCAGTGGAGCAGTGGCCTCGACTGTACACATGTCTACCGAGGCATACGTGCGAGCACTTCTCTGGAATTCCCTCGAGTCTATcctgtgcgcgcgtgccactgctgcactAGATGACTCACTGGTGTGCGGGGGGCATGCAACCCCTCTCGTGGCACATCATTACTGCGCAGCACTGAGTCTGGTCGACTACATGCTTGATGAcgtccccctctcctgcctCTCCCTGACAGTCATCCTGAAGAATTACACTGGCTGCGAGGCGAACTATGACGTGTGTGCGAAACACTTCACGCCACTaccgctggaggcgctgggtGCGCCGAGGATTCAGGACAAACGGCGcaagaaggtggaggagggcgccagtcgcggcagcggcagcagcagacaggCAAGCCGCGCCGGCGCCTCCGGCGGCAGTCGAAAGACCACCCAGGCACAactgcaacagcgacagGAGCAGCCACTGTCGCCATTCTTAGCACTGGCATCAAGGGCTTCAACAGGGAGCATCAGCAACGGCGGAAATGACGGTGCCGCGCTCCCGGCTTTCTGGATCAAGAGCGTACAAAGTGACGTaacagtgcagcagcagcagtggcagatGATGGAGGCCGCGCAGAAGGTTCTCGGTGACGGTCGTAGCTGCGTGACCTTGCTCGACTCTTTGGCAGGCAGTTTGGGCCCTTACGGCCAGGTGCAGCTCCCGGTTCGCCTACTGTGCACCCTACCCGGCCGCTACGCCGAgcggctgtgtgtgcgcgctaaCGCGACTCTACCGTGGCTTCAGATCCCTGTCGATTATGAGGTGTACGGCAAGCCCATTGTGCTCGATACAACCACGTCGGGGCTCATAACGGAGGGTGGGCGCGACGGCAAGGAGGTGTTGCTGATGCCGCCTGTGATTGCGCCGCTGGGAGCGTCACGGCGGACAGTGCGACTGGTAAACCGTGTGTCTCGCGACATGGATGTGACTGTGAACGTCTTCCCATGCTCGCTGGGCATGGCTGTCCACGCTGTCGACCCGGACGCACCAGCAGATCAGGTGGAGCTAAGACTGTGCGCCATGACCGCGGAGGAtcaggagaaggagcggaaTCGAGTGGGGAGGGTAACAGCGACGCCGTTCCAACTGCGTATCCCTGCCCACTCGCGGCGAGATGTGTTGCTGGAGTTTACGCCGACGGCGAAGCTCACGGAAGAGTCCAACGCAGACAAGTACGACACGGCCCCTGGTGGGTCATCGGACTGCACTGGTTCAGCTGGCGGTAAGGGCGACGGTAGCACAAGCACGAAGGGCTCCTCTACCGTCCATGCGGCGCATGGTAGCgaaagcgaggaggacggcgaggaggcaatGCTACCCCCATCAGATCACTGGTGGGAGGGCAGCGTCTGCATCCACGCCATGCTGGCGCAGAGTGAGTTGAACGACGTCTTCCTTATCGACGACTTCTACGCTCGCTACGCGGATCGCTACCCGTCCCAGCGTGTGGCCCGCCCGATCAGTGGAGCGGCCTCAGCTGCGGGATCGAAGGCTGCGGTGTGTAGCTCAGGTAGCACCAGTCTgtcagtggcgcagctgacTGTAACGCAGCCACTCCGTATCCGTCCTGGAGGCAGAGTGGTGCGTGGTGGTCGTGTGGTGTGGCCCtgcgaggcagcgcagcgagtgCTCGaccgcgccgcagcggcgggtgACGCACTTGTGCCAagcatcactgctgctgctgctaagCCGATGGATCacagcgccgacagcgatgacgacaATGCAAGCAGCGGAGGAGTCCTTCTCAACTCGCAGCGACCAGACTCCACTCTGCGACTAGAGGTGCTACAacgggaggcagaggagcggcAAGCGCTTGTTGCCTTCATGGAGAGCCGCCGTCGCGTACTGCAGGAAGAGAGCCACAAGTACTTCACGCCGATTGAGTTGCGCTTGCGAGCGCGGTGCGGTCGACCGCACCTGGCGATCGAACCGTCAGAGCGGTGTGTCAGCTTTCCAGCGGTGCAGCATGTGAACGAGAGgactgcagcggcgacttCAGTTGTGCCTCTCTGCACAAAGACGATTAGGCTGACGAACCGCAACAGCTCAGCACTACGTTTTGCTCTATCGCTGTCTGCAGCCAACCACAGCGATGGTGCAAGCTTGTTTTCCATCGTGCGGTGTGCCAGGTGGCGCTCCAGCCAGGATGCAGCGACGGAACTGTTTACCGCTGGCAGGACGACATCTAcggctggtgctgcggcgcacgAGTACACACTAGATAGCATGGACGCGCTTGACGTGCACGTCGAGGTGCACACCGAAAGCTCTGCTTGGCGACAGGCGTGCGCAGCTGTGAGAgccgcaccaccactacccTCCGTGTCGAAAAAGGCGCCTGCAGTGGAAGGGCTGCTGAGGGTGCAGTTCCTGCCCACGTCTGAATCGGCTGAAGCTGCGTGCACTTCCCCCGACAACATCGTTTCCGCACCTTGCcagcttcttcctctccgcgTACTCCTCACAACGCCGTTGCTGGAGTGCAGTCCTGGGGTGGTGTGGTTTCGCCCtggccagcagcgccacgacgGCCGCCGGCAAGTGGCGTACCCGCAAAAGTTTGTTTTGCTCAACCGGAGTGCCGTCCCGGTGTCCTTCCAGACCCACCCCGTCACTGACGCCGACGGGGAGGCAGTGCGGACATTCcgccttcagcagcagcagggcatGCGCTACGCCTACACAGGCGTCTTCTCGCCTGCGGCCTCACAGGGCCTTTTGCTGACAAATGCGACCATGACGCAGCTCGGCATCTCGGCTACCCAGCGCCAGTGCGACTCCATTACGCGTAAAGTGAAGGCTTCTGTTGAGATGCCTGCCTTGGCACCGCCGGCGGAGGGTCTTCCTAACCTTGTGTACGTGGATGAACCAGCGCGGTTCTCGCTCAGTCCGCTAGAGGGCGTCGTACCTGCCGCGTCGTTGGGTGGTGAGCCTGGTCGCCTTGAGGTACGTGTCACCTTTGTCGAGTTCTCCGATCTGCGGTACGAGTCACTGTTCAAGGTGATTGTTGTCGGCACTGCCGCCCAGCCACCGACctacgtgctgctgcgtggcgaCAGCCGTGACACGGAGGTGTAG